The Nocardia higoensis genome has a segment encoding these proteins:
- a CDS encoding glycerol-3-phosphate dehydrogenase/oxidase produces the protein MTKKPQSQLLGPEQRRTAWDRLGKEHFDVVVVGGGVVGAGIALDAATRGLDVALVEARDLASGTSSRSSKMFHGGLRYLEQLEFGLVREALRERELALSTLSPHLVKPLRFLYPLTHRGWERPYVAAGLVLYDTMGGSKSVPGQRHLTKHGALRLAPGLRRDALIGGVSYYDTVVDDARHTMTIARTAAHYGAVIRTSTQVVGFLREADRVSGVKIRDTEDGRTAEVRAHVVINATGVWTDEVQALSKTRGRFQVRASKGVHIVVPRDRIVSDTAMILRTATSVLFVIPWGAHWIIGTTDTDWNLDLAHPAATQADIAYLLDRVNEVLVTPITHDDITGVYAGLRPLLAGESDSTSKLSREHAVARIAPGLVAIAGGKYTTYRVMAYDAVDEAAKDIPARVSPSITEKVPLLGAEGYFALVNQTVQLAELYGLHPYRVKHLLDRYGSLIDEVLAAAGDAPDLLHPIAAAPSYLRAEALYAATAEGALHLDDVLARRTRISIEYAHRGADCAEEVARLIGPVLGWDEAETEREIATYRSRVDAEIRSQKQPDDASADALRVAAPEPRPELLEPVPVES, from the coding sequence ATGACCAAGAAACCGCAATCGCAGTTGCTCGGCCCCGAGCAGCGCCGCACGGCCTGGGATCGGCTCGGCAAGGAGCACTTCGACGTGGTGGTCGTCGGTGGCGGCGTGGTCGGCGCGGGCATCGCGCTGGACGCGGCCACCCGTGGCCTGGACGTGGCGCTGGTGGAGGCGCGCGACCTGGCCTCCGGCACGTCGAGCAGGTCGTCGAAGATGTTCCACGGTGGGTTGCGCTATCTGGAGCAGCTCGAGTTCGGCCTGGTGCGCGAGGCGCTGCGCGAACGCGAACTCGCCCTGTCCACCCTGTCGCCGCACCTGGTGAAGCCGTTGCGCTTCCTCTACCCGCTGACCCACCGCGGCTGGGAACGCCCCTACGTGGCCGCCGGACTGGTCCTCTACGACACCATGGGCGGATCGAAATCGGTTCCCGGCCAACGGCATCTGACCAAGCACGGTGCGCTGCGCCTGGCGCCCGGTCTGCGCCGCGACGCACTGATCGGCGGGGTCAGCTACTACGACACCGTCGTCGACGACGCCCGTCACACCATGACCATCGCCCGCACCGCCGCCCACTACGGCGCGGTCATCCGCACCTCCACCCAGGTCGTCGGCTTCCTGCGCGAAGCCGACCGGGTGAGCGGGGTGAAGATCCGCGACACCGAGGACGGGCGCACCGCCGAGGTCCGGGCGCACGTGGTGATCAACGCCACCGGTGTGTGGACCGACGAGGTGCAGGCGCTGTCGAAGACCAGGGGCCGCTTCCAGGTGCGCGCCTCCAAGGGTGTGCACATCGTGGTGCCGCGCGACCGCATCGTCAGCGATACCGCCATGATCCTGCGGACGGCGACCTCGGTGCTGTTCGTGATCCCGTGGGGCGCGCACTGGATCATCGGCACCACCGACACCGACTGGAATCTCGATCTGGCCCATCCGGCCGCGACGCAGGCCGACATCGCCTACCTGCTGGACCGGGTGAACGAGGTGCTGGTCACCCCGATCACCCACGACGACATCACCGGCGTGTACGCCGGGCTGCGCCCGCTGCTGGCCGGGGAGAGCGATTCGACCTCGAAGCTGTCCCGCGAGCACGCGGTCGCCCGGATCGCGCCCGGCCTGGTCGCCATCGCGGGCGGCAAGTACACCACCTATCGGGTGATGGCCTACGACGCGGTGGACGAGGCCGCCAAGGACATTCCGGCCCGGGTGTCACCGAGCATCACCGAGAAGGTCCCCCTGCTGGGTGCGGAGGGCTACTTCGCCCTGGTCAACCAGACGGTGCAACTGGCCGAGCTCTACGGCCTGCACCCGTATCGGGTCAAGCATCTGCTCGACCGCTACGGTTCGCTGATCGACGAGGTGCTCGCCGCCGCCGGGGACGCTCCCGACCTGCTGCATCCCATCGCGGCCGCGCCGTCGTACCTGCGGGCCGAGGCGCTGTACGCGGCGACCGCCGAGGGCGCGCTGCACCTCGACGACGTCCTGGCCAGGCGCACGCGTATCTCCATCGAATACGCCCACCGCGGCGCGGACTGCGCCGAGGAGGTCGCGCGGCTGATCGGGCCCGTGCTCGGCTGGGACGAGGCCGAGACGGAACGGGAGATCGCCACCTACCGCTCTCGCGTCGACGCCGAGATCCGATCGCAGAAGCAGCCCGACGACGCCTCCGCGGACGCGTTGCGGGTCGCCGCGCCGGAACCGCGCCCCGAACTGCTCGAGCCGGTGCCTGTCGAGAGCTGA
- a CDS encoding TetR/AcrR family transcriptional regulator: MNPGSGGKRKRMSAAERRDQLLDVTRDIVVAEGFAAVGIDRVARTAGVARALIYQQFGDLAGLTAALLERETRTAFSGMLTVDRPETDPAGDFDVDDIGRGVLAYVHAAPDSWRILLSPPEGGPPLLREQLEVGRKFARGIGARHLSRYAGVPVDPNGTTTRLVMASIDELIRLHLADAEACDDETVLRYLRAIIGWAVRLESGERR; encoded by the coding sequence GTGAATCCCGGATCGGGGGGCAAGCGCAAGCGGATGTCGGCCGCCGAGCGGCGCGATCAGTTGCTCGACGTCACCCGCGACATCGTGGTGGCCGAGGGCTTCGCCGCCGTCGGCATCGACCGGGTCGCACGCACTGCCGGCGTCGCACGCGCCTTGATCTACCAGCAGTTCGGCGACCTGGCCGGGCTGACCGCGGCACTGCTGGAACGCGAGACCAGGACCGCGTTCAGCGGCATGCTCACCGTGGACCGACCGGAGACCGACCCCGCGGGCGACTTCGATGTCGACGACATCGGGCGCGGCGTGCTCGCCTATGTGCACGCCGCGCCGGACAGCTGGCGCATCCTGCTCAGCCCGCCCGAGGGCGGGCCGCCACTGTTGCGCGAGCAGCTGGAGGTCGGCCGCAAGTTCGCTCGCGGGATCGGCGCCCGGCACCTGTCGCGCTACGCGGGCGTCCCCGTCGACCCGAACGGCACGACCACCCGGCTGGTGATGGCCTCGATCGACGAGCTGATCCGGCTGCACCTGGCCGACGCCGAAGCCTGTGACGACGAGACCGTGCTGCGGTACCTGCGAGCCATCATCGGCTGGGCGGTGCGCCTGGAGTCCGGCGAGCGCCGTTAG